The genomic DNA CATCTCCGGAGACCCGAGTTATTCAAACTGGGGGCTGCCGGTCCTAGCCAGTTACGGTGTCAGGGATAATTCGATATATCTTAAGGACAAGAGGTCCATTTACTACTCGAATGCGTTGAAAGAAGTTTGCACCCTTAAAACTCGAGTGCCTGTTTTTTGCACGTGGGTCGGTGTCGAAGATAAAAATGGAGAGGTTGTAGGTGCTGAAAAGTTTGTCGGGTACCACATCAAAATCAACAGCAAAGGCGGGAGAGAGGATGCGGGGAAGATTAAAGTGTTTGAGATTTTATATGACGGAGCAAAAGCAGGTAGGGCAAGATATTCAGAAAAGGAGATAAAGATCGTCAGGGAAAAGAAAACAGATCAAAGGAAGTGCCTGTTACTTTAGAGAGGGTTGCGATGAGTTTTGCAAAGCTTTCCAGGTTCCGGAGTAGGGCCAGCCTTTCGTCGGGTTTCGCCGTAAAAGACTAAGACGCGCCTCCGAAGAGGTGCGCTGTTATGAACTTAATATCGTCAAATAACTAAAGATGTGCGATTGCGCTTTCGATATCGAGGAGTGCAATTCTAAGTTTGATGAAGGCGTCTTCTTGTTCTTGTGTAATGCGTTGTGCATCGACACTCATGAAATCGCGGATTTTTGCGATGTTTTCTTGGATCGTAACACGAGATTCTGCTACAGTCTTGGCCATTGTCCAACCTTCGGAAGTGGTACATGGTCCTTTAAGCCCCCCTTCGGTAACACTTGTGGGGACAGCTTCCGTCGCCGAATTCGCTGCCGTATTGATCGCAGAAAGACAGTCACCAATCTCTGTAGCTGCACTGAGCTCTGCTGCACTGGCTCCGGTCACGAGCGTTTTCACTTCTTCGTACTGTTTCTTAATGGTGTCACAGTCCGCTTTCGATACAGTAAATGTTAGGTCTTTCACTTTCTCGTTTTTTGTGGCAGCATTTTCAATGGCAGTCATCACGGCTAAACGCTTTGCGCCATCGGCAATCCGCCAAATGTAATCAATTGCGGCATAGTTGTAGGCGTCGGGTTTCGTGAGGTCGAGCTTGTAACGCGTATCTGCACCGGCAATCTCTGCCGCTGTCTTATGGCAATCATCACATTCAAGGACACTACCACAACTAGGACATTCCGTTGTGAGTGTTTGCCCGCTGTCTGAAATTGGAGCGAAATTCGGTGATAGAACAACTTCGACAACAGTTACCTCGCCTTTCATTACTGCGATGTGAAAAATCGTCCGCCCCAGATAGTCTTCCGAGTTGAGATTGATATTCTTTGCCTTTAATAATATGCGCAAAGGGTTGTCGTTATTCGTTGAATTCAGAAGCCAGCTTTCGCCATAGTACTTCGCCGCAAAGAACAATGGCGATTCGCCATTCATCGTACGGCGGTTGATGTCGATACGGCCATCGTCGACAATTAATTGCAAACACTTCGCCGAATTGATCGCCGCCGCGTGCGCCGCATTATAGCGTAAAATCGTTTCCGCCGTGACGCTCGCATTTGTGTTCTTTAAGATCGAATCCAGTGCATCAGGCAAACTACTGCAAGCCGCCAAAATGATCGCCGGAAGCCGAAATCCAACAAGTACCTTCGTGTTAGGGGCATTGCCCTTTGCTCCGACTACAGTATTGAGCAAATTATCGAGTTGATCGATGGCATATTCCGTGCCGCTGTACCAGAAACGCGCCGCTCTCTTTTGATCACTATCCCACGTGCTGATTTGTGGAATGGCGACACTTGGTGTTAGTACGCTGGCGTTGTTTGCATTTGAGACATTGAGAGATCCCAATAGTAAAAATGACGCTAAATAACGTTTATCCATCCTATTTCCCTTCCCCTTAAATTTTAATTTCCTGACATGATCGGCTCTCGTACCGTGTTAAATGCATTCTGCAACTCTGTAAATTTGGTGTCATTGGTAATGTTATTGACCGTATTTTTATGTTCTATAATTTTGACCAATAACGCTGGTGTCTCGCCGCGTTTGTTAGTCGATTCAAGGTCGAGCTCTTCCCCATAAAGTTCGATAATCTTTCGAGCAGCAACGTAATTCCCCGCCTTAATGGCGACCATGAGTGCTGTATCGCCCTCCCGATTTTTTCGGTTAATATCAAGACGATTATCCTGCTGCAGGAGCATAATATTTGTCATCTTATTTTCATCAGAATTAAGAGCTGCTTCATGCAACGCTGTCCAGCCCAGAGAAGTCTCAAATGGAATGATCATATCATTCGTTCCCTCCAATAAAAGTTGTAGGTAGGTTTTCGAATCGGTGCCCGACTTAACACTATTGCTTGCAGCCGCAAAGAGCGCAATTGGTAAATAATATCCAAAGTAAACCATCGAATTCGCATCCGTGCTTTTCGCGAATAAGTTTTTTAAAGTTTCAGACTGGTCGCCCATCAAATCCGTGACCTTGTAAACCGTTTTACCGATTGCGATCCGTGCATCTAAAAGTCGACGATCATTCCAACTTTTAAAGCAGGGAACACTTGCCTGTGTGTATGCGGCAAGACCCAATATCACCCCACCGATTGTTATCAGTTTTTTCATACCCATCCGGGCCGGAATTTGTAAATATACTTCAAATTGTCAACACAAAGTTTAATATTTTTTGAAATCGCTCTCTTTGGGTCTACGATTTCTCGATTGATTCAAGTCGATAGAACACTTTGATCTGAGGTAAAGTTAGCATGGATTCCCAAAAAGATTTACCACACGTTGATCCCGAGGTCGCCGCAATTATCGAACGCGAACATCAGCGCCAAGAAGAGCACCTCGAGCTCATTGCCTCTGAAAATTTCACCTCGCCCGCCGTTATCCAGGCAGTCGGCAGTGTTTTGACAAACAAGTATGCCGAAGGTTATCCCCAAAAGCGCTACTACGGCGGCTGCGAATTTGTCGATCAGGTCGAGTCACTGGCCATCGAACGGGCAAAACAGCTCTTTCACTGCGAACACGTCAATGTACAACCTCATTCAGGAACCCAAGCCAATGTCGCGGTCTATTTGAGCTGCCTCAGCCCCGGGGACCCCATCTTAACGATGTCACTCGAGGATGGTGGCCATCTAACCCATGGATACAGCAAAAATATCAGTGGGATGCTGTATCGGACGACGCACTACGGTGTTCATCGAGAAACCGAATTTATCGATTACAACGCCCTCGAGGAGCTCGCCAAAACCGTCCAACCGAAACTAGTGACCATCGGTGCCTCGGCTTACGCCCGGACAATCGACTTTGAGCACGTTGCAGATATTGCCCACCGCCACGGTGCACTTCTAATGGCCGATATCGCCCATATTG from Verrucomicrobiota bacterium includes the following:
- a CDS encoding ankyrin repeat domain-containing protein, with amino-acid sequence MDKRYLASFLLLGSLNVSNANNASVLTPSVAIPQISTWDSDQKRAARFWYSGTEYAIDQLDNLLNTVVGAKGNAPNTKVLVGFRLPAIILAACSSLPDALDSILKNTNASVTAETILRYNAAHAAAINSAKCLQLIVDDGRIDINRRTMNGESPLFFAAKYYGESWLLNSTNNDNPLRILLKAKNINLNSEDYLGRTIFHIAVMKGEVTVVEVVLSPNFAPISDSGQTLTTECPSCGSVLECDDCHKTAAEIAGADTRYKLDLTKPDAYNYAAIDYIWRIADGAKRLAVMTAIENAATKNEKVKDLTFTVSKADCDTIKKQYEEVKTLVTGASAAELSAATEIGDCLSAINTAANSATEAVPTSVTEGGLKGPCTTSEGWTMAKTVAESRVTIQENIAKIRDFMSVDAQRITQEQEDAFIKLRIALLDIESAIAHL
- a CDS encoding ankyrin repeat domain-containing protein, which produces MKKLITIGGVILGLAAYTQASVPCFKSWNDRRLLDARIAIGKTVYKVTDLMGDQSETLKNLFAKSTDANSMVYFGYYLPIALFAAASNSVKSGTDSKTYLQLLLEGTNDMIIPFETSLGWTALHEAALNSDENKMTNIMLLQQDNRLDINRKNREGDTALMVAIKAGNYVAARKIIELYGEELDLESTNKRGETPALLVKIIEHKNTVNNITNDTKFTELQNAFNTVREPIMSGN